From a single Calditrichota bacterium genomic region:
- a CDS encoding phosphatase PAP2 family protein, whose product MMPHWALRLDVAIFYLVNVRLASPQFDVIMPFLTDIDNWRMVIALGLLALLIFGGKKGRIATLLLIVTVTITDQTSSTLLKPLVERARPCNTLPGVRLLVDCSGAFSFPSSHATNLFGAAFLLSRFYAAPWPIFFTIATLVAYSRTYVGVHYPSDVLGGALLGVLCAWLVTAATRPLVSRLLRRR is encoded by the coding sequence GTGATGCCCCACTGGGCCCTGCGGCTGGACGTAGCCATCTTCTACCTGGTCAACGTGCGACTCGCAAGTCCCCAGTTCGATGTCATCATGCCTTTTCTGACCGACATCGACAACTGGCGGATGGTCATTGCCCTGGGGTTGCTTGCACTTCTGATTTTTGGGGGCAAGAAGGGGAGAATTGCCACCCTGTTGCTCATCGTCACGGTCACGATCACTGACCAGACCAGCAGCACGTTGCTCAAGCCGCTCGTTGAGCGCGCCCGGCCATGCAACACGCTTCCTGGGGTGCGCCTCTTAGTTGATTGCTCCGGTGCCTTTTCTTTCCCTTCCTCACATGCTACCAATCTTTTCGGTGCAGCCTTCCTCCTCTCTCGGTTCTATGCCGCTCCTTGGCCTATCTTTTTCACGATAGCCACTCTGGTGGCCTATTCGCGCACCTACGTGGGCGTCCACTATCCATCTGATGTGCTCGGCGGTGCCCTCCTTGGGGTGCTCTGCGCCTGGCTGGTCACTGCGGCGACGCGCCCCTTGGTCTCTCGCCTTTTGCGACGGCGGTAG